In Chrysemys picta bellii isolate R12L10 chromosome 3, ASM1138683v2, whole genome shotgun sequence, a single genomic region encodes these proteins:
- the RNF146 gene encoding E3 ubiquitin-protein ligase RNF146 isoform X1 — protein MPGPPCGALDKRPQSPRGGAGGNCLRRSRSPPAPHSERGPHRFAGEVETLVVFPCAEQKNEPTVEKSTLYSDWIHLKRIILVLWHASAGTILKKKMAGCGEIDHSINMLPTNRKTNESCSNTTPSLTVPECAICLQTCVHPVSLPCKHVFCYLCVKGASWLGKRCALCRQEIPEDFLDKPTLLSPEELKVASRGNGEYAWYYEGRNGWWQYDERTSRELEDAFSKGKKSTEMLIAGFLYVADLENMVQYRRNEHGRRRKIKRDIIDIPKKGVAGLRLDCDSNTVNLGRESSADGADSTSALGAAAAQPLASVSARPLTSLDGQLTSPATPSPDASTSLENSFAHLQINGDDMAERSHRGEGEEDHESSSSGRVPAPDTSVEETESDDSSDSEDVYAQLQQHTSSAQQRHLNANANQSVIERPVAGGGAVSTSVRSRRPDGQCTVTEV, from the exons ATGCCGGGGCCGCCGTGCGGGGCCCTGGACAAAAGGCCACAGAGCCCCCGGGGTGGGGCGGGTGGTAACTGCCTACGGAGAAGCAGGAGCCCGCCCGCCCCTCACTCGGAGCGGGGCCCGCACCGCTTTGCCGG AGAAGTTGAAACGCTAGTAGTGTTCCCTTGTGCAGAGCAGAAGAATGAGCCAACAGTGGAAAAGAGTACATTATATTCTGATTGGATACATTTGAAGAGGATAATTTTAGTCTTGTGGCATGCTTCAGCAGGAACCATACTAAAAAAGAA GATGGCTGGCTGTGGTGAAATTGATCACTCGATCAACATGCTTCCCACTAATAGGAAGACAAATGAGTCATGTTCCAATACAACACCTTCCCTGACAGTCCCTGAATGTGCTATCTGTCTGCAAACGTGTGTCCACCCAGTGAGTCTGCCTTGTAAACATGTTTTCTGCTATCTGTGTGTGAAGGGAGCTTCCTGGCTTGGAAAACGATGTGCACTGTGTCGGCAAGAGATTCCTGAGGACTTTCTTGACAAGCCAACCTTACTATCGCCAGAGGAACTCAAAGTGGCGAGCAGAGGCAATGGGGAATATGCTTGGTACTATGAAGGTAGAAATGGTTGGTGGCAATATGATGAACGTACCAGTAGGGAGCTGGAAGATGCCTTTTCCAAAGGTAAAAAGAGTACTGAAATGTTAATTGCTGGGTTTTTGTATGTAGCAGATCTCGAAAACATGGTTCAGTATAGGAGAAATGAGCATGGACGTCGCAGGAAAATAAAACGGGACATAATAGATATACCAAAGAAGGGAGTGGCCGGGCTTAGGTTGGACTGTGATTCTAACACTGTCAATCTAGGAAGAGAGAGCTCTGCTGATGGCGCAGACAGTACATCGGCTCTGGGGGCTGCTGCTGCGCAGCCTCTAGCATCCGTTTCTGCTAGACCCCTAACTTCACTAGATGGTCAGCTGACGAGTCCTGCAACGCCATCACCTGATGCAAGCACTTCTTTAGAGAACTCTTTTGCCCACTTACAAATAAACGGAGACGACATGGCTGAAAGAAGTcataggggagagggagaggaagacCATGAGTCATCGTCTTCTGGTAGGGTGCCAGCCCCTGATACCTCCGTTGAGGAAACCGAATCGGATGATAGCAGCGATAGTGAGGATGTGTATGCTCAACTTCAGCAACACACGTCCTCTGCCCAGCAAAGACACTTGAATGCGAATGCAAACCAATCAGTAATAGAGAGAccagtggcagggggtggggcagtaaGCACCAGTGTAAGATCTAGAAGGCCTGATGGACAGTGCACGGTAACTGAAGTTTAA
- the RNF146 gene encoding E3 ubiquitin-protein ligase RNF146 isoform X2 yields the protein MRCSSRNSMPASEREVETLVVFPCAEQKNEPTVEKSTLYSDWIHLKRIILVLWHASAGTILKKKMAGCGEIDHSINMLPTNRKTNESCSNTTPSLTVPECAICLQTCVHPVSLPCKHVFCYLCVKGASWLGKRCALCRQEIPEDFLDKPTLLSPEELKVASRGNGEYAWYYEGRNGWWQYDERTSRELEDAFSKGKKSTEMLIAGFLYVADLENMVQYRRNEHGRRRKIKRDIIDIPKKGVAGLRLDCDSNTVNLGRESSADGADSTSALGAAAAQPLASVSARPLTSLDGQLTSPATPSPDASTSLENSFAHLQINGDDMAERSHRGEGEEDHESSSSGRVPAPDTSVEETESDDSSDSEDVYAQLQQHTSSAQQRHLNANANQSVIERPVAGGGAVSTSVRSRRPDGQCTVTEV from the exons ATGAGATGCAGCAGCCGTAATTCAATGCCAGCTTCTGAAAG AGAAGTTGAAACGCTAGTAGTGTTCCCTTGTGCAGAGCAGAAGAATGAGCCAACAGTGGAAAAGAGTACATTATATTCTGATTGGATACATTTGAAGAGGATAATTTTAGTCTTGTGGCATGCTTCAGCAGGAACCATACTAAAAAAGAA GATGGCTGGCTGTGGTGAAATTGATCACTCGATCAACATGCTTCCCACTAATAGGAAGACAAATGAGTCATGTTCCAATACAACACCTTCCCTGACAGTCCCTGAATGTGCTATCTGTCTGCAAACGTGTGTCCACCCAGTGAGTCTGCCTTGTAAACATGTTTTCTGCTATCTGTGTGTGAAGGGAGCTTCCTGGCTTGGAAAACGATGTGCACTGTGTCGGCAAGAGATTCCTGAGGACTTTCTTGACAAGCCAACCTTACTATCGCCAGAGGAACTCAAAGTGGCGAGCAGAGGCAATGGGGAATATGCTTGGTACTATGAAGGTAGAAATGGTTGGTGGCAATATGATGAACGTACCAGTAGGGAGCTGGAAGATGCCTTTTCCAAAGGTAAAAAGAGTACTGAAATGTTAATTGCTGGGTTTTTGTATGTAGCAGATCTCGAAAACATGGTTCAGTATAGGAGAAATGAGCATGGACGTCGCAGGAAAATAAAACGGGACATAATAGATATACCAAAGAAGGGAGTGGCCGGGCTTAGGTTGGACTGTGATTCTAACACTGTCAATCTAGGAAGAGAGAGCTCTGCTGATGGCGCAGACAGTACATCGGCTCTGGGGGCTGCTGCTGCGCAGCCTCTAGCATCCGTTTCTGCTAGACCCCTAACTTCACTAGATGGTCAGCTGACGAGTCCTGCAACGCCATCACCTGATGCAAGCACTTCTTTAGAGAACTCTTTTGCCCACTTACAAATAAACGGAGACGACATGGCTGAAAGAAGTcataggggagagggagaggaagacCATGAGTCATCGTCTTCTGGTAGGGTGCCAGCCCCTGATACCTCCGTTGAGGAAACCGAATCGGATGATAGCAGCGATAGTGAGGATGTGTATGCTCAACTTCAGCAACACACGTCCTCTGCCCAGCAAAGACACTTGAATGCGAATGCAAACCAATCAGTAATAGAGAGAccagtggcagggggtggggcagtaaGCACCAGTGTAAGATCTAGAAGGCCTGATGGACAGTGCACGGTAACTGAAGTTTAA
- the RNF146 gene encoding E3 ubiquitin-protein ligase RNF146 isoform X3, translated as MAGCGEIDHSINMLPTNRKTNESCSNTTPSLTVPECAICLQTCVHPVSLPCKHVFCYLCVKGASWLGKRCALCRQEIPEDFLDKPTLLSPEELKVASRGNGEYAWYYEGRNGWWQYDERTSRELEDAFSKGKKSTEMLIAGFLYVADLENMVQYRRNEHGRRRKIKRDIIDIPKKGVAGLRLDCDSNTVNLGRESSADGADSTSALGAAAAQPLASVSARPLTSLDGQLTSPATPSPDASTSLENSFAHLQINGDDMAERSHRGEGEEDHESSSSGRVPAPDTSVEETESDDSSDSEDVYAQLQQHTSSAQQRHLNANANQSVIERPVAGGGAVSTSVRSRRPDGQCTVTEV; from the coding sequence ATGGCTGGCTGTGGTGAAATTGATCACTCGATCAACATGCTTCCCACTAATAGGAAGACAAATGAGTCATGTTCCAATACAACACCTTCCCTGACAGTCCCTGAATGTGCTATCTGTCTGCAAACGTGTGTCCACCCAGTGAGTCTGCCTTGTAAACATGTTTTCTGCTATCTGTGTGTGAAGGGAGCTTCCTGGCTTGGAAAACGATGTGCACTGTGTCGGCAAGAGATTCCTGAGGACTTTCTTGACAAGCCAACCTTACTATCGCCAGAGGAACTCAAAGTGGCGAGCAGAGGCAATGGGGAATATGCTTGGTACTATGAAGGTAGAAATGGTTGGTGGCAATATGATGAACGTACCAGTAGGGAGCTGGAAGATGCCTTTTCCAAAGGTAAAAAGAGTACTGAAATGTTAATTGCTGGGTTTTTGTATGTAGCAGATCTCGAAAACATGGTTCAGTATAGGAGAAATGAGCATGGACGTCGCAGGAAAATAAAACGGGACATAATAGATATACCAAAGAAGGGAGTGGCCGGGCTTAGGTTGGACTGTGATTCTAACACTGTCAATCTAGGAAGAGAGAGCTCTGCTGATGGCGCAGACAGTACATCGGCTCTGGGGGCTGCTGCTGCGCAGCCTCTAGCATCCGTTTCTGCTAGACCCCTAACTTCACTAGATGGTCAGCTGACGAGTCCTGCAACGCCATCACCTGATGCAAGCACTTCTTTAGAGAACTCTTTTGCCCACTTACAAATAAACGGAGACGACATGGCTGAAAGAAGTcataggggagagggagaggaagacCATGAGTCATCGTCTTCTGGTAGGGTGCCAGCCCCTGATACCTCCGTTGAGGAAACCGAATCGGATGATAGCAGCGATAGTGAGGATGTGTATGCTCAACTTCAGCAACACACGTCCTCTGCCCAGCAAAGACACTTGAATGCGAATGCAAACCAATCAGTAATAGAGAGAccagtggcagggggtggggcagtaaGCACCAGTGTAAGATCTAGAAGGCCTGATGGACAGTGCACGGTAACTGAAGTTTAA